In the genome of Mesosutterella faecium, the window AGAACTTCGGGCGCGCGTTCGAGGCCTGGAGAAACGGCGACCCGCTCTGCCAGAACTCGAAGGGAGCCTTCAAGGGGCGGCGCTGCGCGAACCTCGCGAGCCGCGAATACCGCCTGATGCAGGCCGACTACTACAACCTCTACCCCGCGATCGGGGCCGTGAACGCGATGAGGAGCAATTTTCCCTACACGCAGTTCGCCGCTGACACGCCCGCGACCTTCGGGACCTGCCCGATGAAGATCGAGGACCGCCGGGCCGAGCCGCCGGACTGGGCGAAGGGGCTTGCCGCAAGGACCTACAAATACATGGCGGCGGCCTACCCGCAGTTCCGGATGAGCGACCAGCAGCGCCGCCTGATGGACGTCTGGGACAAGAAATACCCGGCCGACGACTGGGAGTGCCTGAGGGCGAAGCGCATCAAGGCCCTGCAGGGCAACGCCAACCCCTTCACCGAAGAGTCCTGCGCCCGCAGGAAGTAAAGGCTTAAAGCCCGGGCGGCGGAGGGATGTCCCCCCAGAAGCGGGGCCCCGGCGCCGCCTTTTGATTTTTTAAACGAGGCCGCGGCGCGGAAAAGAGCGCCCGCGGAATCAGGAACAACATGCAAAAAACATTGGCAGCCTTCGCTCTTGCGATCGCGCTCGGGGCCTCTGCCGCCTCGGCCGCGAGCTTCAACTGCGCAAAAGCCCGGTCCTATTCAGAAAAGCTCATCTGCTCGGACCCGCAGCTTTCCGCCGCGGACGACGATCTCGCCCGCGTCTACGACGCGGCAAAGGAGAAAACCGGGAATTCGAAGCAGTTCCGCCGGTTCGTGGAGGAAAACTGGAAGCGGCGCGAGCAGTGTGCGGATCCGGCCTGCGTGCGCAGCTGGTACCAGAGCTCCCGCGCCGCCTACGAGCGCATCGCGGGAGGCGCCGCCCTGCCCCGTGAGGCCGCCGCAAAGAAAGCCCCGCCCTGCTTCGTGAAGGGGCTGAAGCGCTGCGTCACCTACCGTTTCAAGGACGCCCCGGGGCTGCAGCTCAACTACAGCGACGGCCGCCGCTTCAAGGTCTCGATGTACTTCGACCGGACGGTGGAAGTCGCCTACTACATCGATGAGAACAACAGGAGGATCGGGATCCCCGCGGACTTCCGGCCGATGTTCTCCGAAAAAGACATGGCCGATCAGACCAATGGGCGCGAGGACTACGCGCTCGGGCAGTACGACTTCGACGGGGACGGCGCGGACGAAATCGTACTCGCAGGCCGCACCTGGGCGCCGGACGGCATGAACGGGCTTGCGGTCACGGTCTACCGCATCCGCGACGGCAAGACCTGGTCCTTCGGGGCCTCCGACATTTCTGGCGACCCGGCCGCCCGCATCGGGGCGAACAAAGTCTTCATTCCGAGGAATTTCCGGGGCTTCGTCCACGAGTGGACTTTCTATCGGGACGCCTTCCAGTACGAGGAAACGAACTGAAGGGCCCCGCCGCCGGCTTTACCCCCTGACGCCGGCCGCCTCGTCCGCGCCCCTTCGAGCACCGCCCCGCGATCCTGTATTCGGAGCCCTGCCCGGAAAGAGCACTGCTCCTGCCTGAAAAGCCCGGGGGCGGGGAAAGACCAGGAAAAACGGGGGACATGAGGCGGCCCGGAGCGTAAAAAAATCCCGGCAAAGCCGGGAAACGGCCTCTGCCGGGATTTCAGGCGCAGGCGGGAAAGACCCGCCGGGACGGCGCAAGGCGCAGAGGGCCGGATGGAGTGAAAATCCGGTCCGCCCCGCTTCTGCGGCTTAGTTTTCCTTATGCACGCGCGGGTGCACGGTGAGCCCCAGGGCGTGCAGCGAGGTGCTGATCTCGAGCACGAAGTAAATCATCGACACCACCGTGAGCGCCATGCCGCACAGCAGCAGCACCGACTCGGGCACGTCAAGCCGGATTCCGAAGAGCGCGTCAAGCACGTTGCAGAGCACGATGCAGGCGCTGAAGGTGACCGACACCGCCATGCACAGCATCGCGCGGCGCAGGTACCAGGCCCGCTTGTAGATCAGTTCGATCGAGGCGTCCAGCTCCGGGTCGATCAGCTTGTCCGACTGGCTCGCCTTCTCGCGCAGCAGCTCGCGGATGCGGTTCGTGGCGTGGCTGTAGCGGTTCGTCATGGACAGCAGGAGAAGGCCTACTCCGGAAATCAGCGTGACGGGGGTCAGAGCGGAAAGAAGGACAGAACTGAATTGCACGGCCATTTGGATTAATGCCTCCCATTCGAATGGATGATTTTTGTGAAAAAAGTGAACTATAAGCCCAGAAAAGGCTCATGGCACAAAAATCTCATGAAAACAGGGTTTAATCCTATTTCCGGCCCCTCCGGGGCCCAACGGCCGCTCAGGGAAAAAGGCGGCCTGTCCGCAAAGCCGCAGGCTTACGGGCAGGCCGCCTCGCAGGGCGCGCTTTCCCTTCTTTAATCAGAAGGAAAGCCTCACGCCGGCGTTCACGCTCCAGGCGCTCTCAAGGGAGTTTCCGAAGCGGTACTCGGCGTCCGCAAACGCGAAGGCGCTCCGCCCGAGCGCCACCTGGAAGCCCGCGCCCGCGTCGTACCAGCTGCCCTTGTTTTCGATCGAGGCGTCGTAGCCCGAGGCGCGGGTGGTCGAATCGAAGGCGCGGATCTTCTGCTTCCCGCTCCACTCGCGAATCCAGTCGGCCTTGAAGTAGAACGAGCTCGCCTTCTCGGCGCCGAAGCTGCGCCCGGCCCGGAAGCCCGCGCGCGAAAGCACCGAATTGAAGCTGTCCTGCGCGATCCGCGAGCCCTGCGTCGTGCTGTAGTTCCCGTCGGTCACGTGCAGGTACTGCAGCTGCAGCTCAGGCTCCACGAACCACCCCTCGGCGCCGAGCGGGAGCTTGTGGCCCGCCTCGGCCGAAAAGCCGAGGACGTGGTTGTCAAAGTCGCCCTTCACGCGGCCGCCCGAGCCGTTCACGATGTTAAAGCTGTTTGCGAGCCGCCCCCACTGCGCGACAAGGTCGACGTAGGCGCCGCTTACTCCCAGCCACGTGCCGTAGGCCTTCACGCCGAAGCGCCGGGTGTCCCCGTCTCCCGAGAGCCCCTTGAAATCGTCGTCGGCATGCCGCCAGTCGAGGGCCAGGCCGGCAAGCGCCCGCCCAGCGCTAAAGGAGAAGGCGCGGTCAAAGCCCGCCTGGTAGGTCGCGGCCGAACTCTTGAAGTCGCCCCGGCCCGAGGAGCTCTCGAGATTGTCATAGCGGATGCGAAGCCACAGGCCGTCGTCTCCCTTTGCGTGCCGCGCTTCGCCCAGCCTCTTTACGAGCCGGTCCATGTCGACCGCGTTCCAGTACAGGGAGCGCGCGGCCCCGAGCACCGCGCGGCCCGCGTCGGAGAGCTCCACCTTCGGCTTTTCAGGCGTCTGGCCGCCGTTGTCGGGCTGAACCGGCGCTACGGGCTGGTCAGGCGTGGCAGGTGTGTCGGGGGTATCAGGGGTGTCAGGAGTCTCTGGAGTATCGGGGGTGACAGGCTTGGTCTCAGTCGCCTCCGCGATGTACCAGTTCGTGCCCTCCTCGCCAAAGGCGGCGTCCGTGAAGGCAACGCCCGGCCGGTAGGTGCCCTCGCCGCTTCCCTCGCCGTTGTAGAGAGCGTTGGAGGCGTCGCCCTTCACGTAGTCGCTCTTTGCAAGCGAAAAGGTGACGTTTGTCACGCCCTGGTCCTTCATCTCGGCCTTGAACTCATTGCCCCAGCCCGCGGCCTTCCCGTTCGTGGTCGCAAGCCGCACGCCCTTCAGCGCCTCGATGTTCGGGACCTCGCTTCTGTCAACGACCAGGGCGATCGTGTTGGAAGAGCCTTTCTGCAGGTCCGTCGTATAGAGCATGCTGCCGCGGGACGGAGTCGGGCTCGCCCGCATGACGAATGTCCCGGAGCCGGACAGGCTTCCCGCGGTGAAGCTTGCGCCCTCGGACTTCGAGAGGTCGACCGTTCCGCCGCCCTCGCCGAAGGCAAGACTCTTCACGAAGCTCCTGCCGTAGGCCGTCCAGGCCGCCCCCTTGGAGAGCGAAACCGAAGCGCTCCCGGCCGTGGAGGCGGGGACCATGCTCCCGGAGCCGTAGAAGATCCCCGGGCTGGTGAGGAAACTTACCGACCGGGCCGCTGAGGCCTCCCCTCCGAGGTCGTGGTAGTCGTCGATCTGGCCGCGGATGAAGGAGTCGGAGCCGCTCGCCTCGAGCGTGAGCTGCCCGCCGTTCGCGACATAGATGTCGCCCGCGATCTGCGTGGTGCCGCCCGAGAAGGAGAGCGAGGCGGGGGTCGATTCGGTCCCCGCGTCGCCGCCCACAAGGATCGTGCCGCTGATGCGCCGCGTGCCTTCGCCGCTGAAGGCGACGGAGCCCGCCTGAACCACCCGGATCGCGGCGCTGCGGATGTTGAGCCCATCATTGGAGGGCGCGCCGGAAAAAGCGCCCTTGTAGTCGCCCGAGACGCTCTCGTCGATCGTGATGTCGGCATTTCCGGTGATGTTGAGAGTGGCCGACCGGATTTGCACGCCGTTGGCCGCGCCATTCGCCCCTTCGGACGAGATGTCGGCGACAGACAGATCACCGACGGAGACGGGGAGCGCGATGGAATTCAGGTAAAGGCCCCTCGCCTTGCCGTTTTCTCCTGTAGCCGTGACGCCTTTCACGCTGAGGCTGCCAAAGCTCGCGGGAACAGGGTAATAGTGAACCATTGATGAGCCGTTGTCTCTCCAGTACTCTTCACTGAAATCCTCGAGAATGACGCCGTCAGCCCGGGTGACGCCCTTGACATTGGCCACCTGCACTGATGAGAACGTCAGCTTGTTTGAATCGCCGAGTGTGCTCCTTTCAGTATACAAAGCCAAGCCGGAGGCACTCGCTCCTGTCGACGTGATTCCGTCAACCGTGAGGCTGCCCACGCTGATGTCCGGCTGCTCCTCTACAAAAAAGCCGGACGTATCGCTTACGCCCGTGATATTCCTGATATCCATGCGGTCAATGTCGACATAGTGGGCTCCGCCGGCCCCGACGCCGTAGGCGAGCATCGTCGGAGTAGTGTTGTTCAGCGTGTCGACTTCTATATTTTTCGCTTTGATGTCACGCACAGCAATGCCAATGATGCCCGTGAGGTCACGGATCGAGAGCGTCCCCGTGACTTCTATGATTCCGTAGCTGCGGATAGCGGTTTCCGCGGTGTTGTGTTCCAGCGTGATGTCTGTGGCATGAACCTCGCTGCCCCATCCAAGATACATGAGAAAAGTCCCTGTACTCGGCAAGGGAGTGGAATTCAAGTCTCTTCGGTCATCGAGGGTTATGCCTCCCGTCGAATGTGAAATGGTGAGGCCCTGGTTGAAATGAAGGACCGGCTCAATGTAGCCAATGTATCTTTTTTTGTCGTTATAGCCAGGATTGGGAAGGATATCCAAAGCCAGTCCCGTCCCCTCGAATAAGACGGGCGCATTAAACGAGATTGAAACAGGAGTTTTTTCAGAATCCGTGCCGGCTGCGGTGTTGCGAACCAGGATGCCGGTGTAAGGGTTCGCGAAGTCCCCGGTGGTGCCCTTGAGATTTACTGCGGAAGCGTTGATGACGAGGTCGTTGTTGCCGCCTTCGACCCGAATGCCTGTGGACTGAAAGTCCATGCGGTGAGTGCCTGAATCAAGCGTTGTTTTGGTGTTTTGGCTCTGGCGGTCAAGCCACACGCCGCCGTAAGGGAGCATATCGGCTGAAAAAGTTACGTCCTCATTCCAGGACTGGCTTCCATACACCGGCCAATAGAGCGTTTCTGCTCCGGCGGTGGGGGGGGGGGCAGCGCAACAACCGCCGCTACGGCGGCGGCCAAAAGGGGCTTTCTAAAATTTTCCGAACAGCGGGCAGGCATACACTCTCCTTGCATACGTCAGTTGATTTATGAGCAAAGGGTTTTATTTTAACGCTTCTTAACAAAATCAAACATTTATTTATGTATAAAAAATAACTCTCTAATAGCTGGCTATACAGGGGATCATTAACAGTTGAAATGCTCTGAATGGAAGCCGGCTCAAAGAAGAAGGGGCCGCTGACTGACAGAAAATCCGCTTCGACGCAGGCTCGCAGAAAAGAGAGTGAAGTGCTCCGGCCGGTCTTGGGAAGAGAAATGGGAAAAGGAAGGATGGACAGATGGGGCACTTTCAGGAGGAGCGCCCGCTTCCAGCAAACCGTACACTGCTTCTTCCCGCCCCTGGCCGGAACTTCAGGCATCTTAAAAAGCAAGCGGCCCGCCCCGGGCATCTGACCCCGGGGCAGGCCGCCTGGCAGAGCGCGCTTTCCTTTCTTTAATCAGAAGGAAAGCCTCACGCCGGCGTTCACGCTCCAGGCGTTTTCAAGCGAATGCCCGAAGCGGTACTCGGCGTCCGCAAACGCGAAGGCGTTCCGCCCGAGCGCCACCTGGAAGCCCGCGCCCGCGTCGTACCAGCTGCCCCGGTTCTCAATCGAGGCGTCGTAGCCCGAGGCGCGGGTGGTCGAGTCGAAGGCGCGGATCTTCTGCTTTCCGCTCCACTCGCGGATCCAGTCGGCCTTGAAGTAGAACGAGCCCGCCTTCTCGGCGCCGAAGCTGCGCCCAGCCCGGAAGCCCGCGCGCGAAAGCACCGAATTGAAGCTGTCCTGCGCAATCCGCGAGCCCTGCGTCGTGCTGTAGTTCCCGTCGGTCACGTGCAGGTACTGCAGCTGCAGCTCCGGCTCCACGAACCACCCCTCGGCGCCGAGCGAGAGTTTGTGGCCCGCCTCGGCCGAAAAGCCGAGGACGTGGTTGTCGAAGTCGCCCTTCACGCGGCCGCCCGAGCCGTTCACGATGTTAAAGCTGTTTGCGAGCCGCCCCCACTGCGCGACAAGGTCGACGTAGGCGCCGCTTTCTCCCAGCCACGTGCCGTAGGCCTTCACGCCGAAGCGCCGGGTGTCCCCGTCGCCCGAGAGCCCCTTGAAGTCGTCATCGGCATGCCGCCAGTCGAGGGCCACGCCGGCAAGCGCCCGCCCGGCGCTAAAGGAGAAGGCGCGGTCAAAGCCCGCCTGGTAGGTCGCGGCCGAGCTCTTGAAGTCGCCCCGGCCCGAGGAGCTCTCGAGATTGTCATAGCGGATGCGAAGCCACAGGCCGTCCTCGCCCTTTGCGTAACGCGCCTCGCCCAGCCTCTTCACGAGTCGGTCCATATCGACCGCGTTCCAGTACATGGAGCGCGCGGCCCCGAGCACCGCCCGACCCGCGTCGGAGAGCTCCACCTTCGTCTTTCCGCTGTTGGGCTGGACTGGCGTCACCGGCTCATCGGGCGTATCGGGCGTATCGGGCGTGTCAGGGGTGACAGGCTCGGTCTCGGTCGCCTCTTCTATATACCAGTTCGTGCCTTCCTCGCCAAAAACCGAGTCGGTGAAGGCGACGCCAGGCCGATAAGTGCCCTTGCCGCTGCCTTTGCCGTTGTAGAGGGTGTTTTCCGCATCGCCCTTCACGTAGTCGCTCTTTGCGAGCGTGAAGGTCACGTTGGTCACGCCCTGGTCCTTCATTTCGGCCTTGAACTCGTCGCCCCAGCCGGAGGCCTTCCCGTTCGTGGTCGCAAGGCGCACGCCTTTCAGCGCCTCGATGTTCGGGACCTCGCTCCTGTCAACGACCAGGGCGATCGTGCTGGAGGAGCCTTTCTGCAGGTCCGTCGCATAGAGCATGTTGCCGCGGGACGGAGTCGGACTCGCCCGCATGACGAATGTCCCGGAGCCGGACAGGGTTCCCGCCGTGAGGCTCGCGCCCTCGGACTTTGAGAGATCGACCGAGCCGCCGCCCTCGCCGAAGGCGAGGCTCTTCACGAAGCTCCTGCCATAAGAGGTCCAGGACGCCCCTTTGGAGAGCAAAACCGAGGCGCTCCCGGCCGTGGAGGCGGAGGCCATGCGCCCGGAGCCGGTGAGGAAGTTCACCGTCCGGGCCGCTGAGGAATCGCCCCCTAGGTCGTGGTAGTCGTCGATCTGGCCGCGGATGAAGGAGTCGGAGCCGCTTGCACCGAGCGTGAGCTGCCCGCCGTTGGCGACGTAGATGTCGCCCGCGATCTGCGTCGTGCCGCCCGAGAAGGAAAGGGAGGCGGGGCTCGACTCGCTCCCCGCGTCGCCACCCACGAGGATCGCACCATCGATGCGCCGCGTGCCTTCCCCGCTGAAGGCGACGACACCCGCTTGATCTACCCGGACCGCTGCGTTCCGCACGTTCACCTCCTCTTCCGAGGGAGAGCCGGAAAACGCGCCCTTGTAGTCGCCCGAGGCACTCTCTTCGAGCGTGATGTTGACATTTCCGGTGATGTTGAGAGTCGCCGACCTAAGCCGCACGCCGTAGGCTGAGCCGTTTTCTCCCTCGGCCGAGATGCTGGCAACCGACAGATCCCCGACGGTGACGGGAAGAGCCACGTTCGTCATATAAAGGCCGTTGGCCGTGCCTGTATCACCCGTGGCGGCGACGCCCTCTACGTTGATACTGCCAAAATTCCCGGAGACAGGGTAAATGTAGATGGGGACGTCGTCACTATATGTCGTCCAAGCATCCCGCCAATCTTCCAAATAAACGCCGTCCGCACGGGTTACGCCCTTGACTTTGGAGACCTTTGCCGTAGAAATTTCGACTTTGCTTGCTGGACGTAGGCTCTCAATTTGAGACATCAAAATTCCGCTGGCCCACTCCGAGGTCGAGGCGACGGCGTCAACGGTGAGAGAATTCACGTTGACGGCTCCCTGGTGCTCAGCAAAAAAAGCGGCTGTCATGGCGTCGCCGGTCACATTGGTGACAGTCACGCGGTCAGCTCGAAAAAGAGAGCTTGATGTGTCAACAGGGAACGCCTGGTCTCCTGACAAGGACTTCACATTGTCAATTTCGATGTTGTGGGCATAGAAGTCGTCTGCGTCGGTCTGCAGAGGTGAGCATCCTGTAAAGCCATGGCTTGAAAACGTGCCGGAAATATAAAACTTGCTCGCGGAGCTGGAAACGCCTACGTCTGCGGCATTGTCATTGAGCGTGATGTTAGTGGCGCGGATTTCCGTCCCTTCGCTCCCAAGATAAGTGAGGAAAGTTGTGCCGACAGGAATCCATTCCAAGTCAGCGTCTCTGCGCTCGTTAAGGGGGATGGTTCCTGTGGAATTCGAGATGGTGAGCCCCTGGTTGAATTTGAGGACAACGTTCAGGGGACCGATCTTGTTTTGGTGGTCATGCGAGCCGGGGAAGTTGACGATGTCCACGGCAAGAGCCTTGCTGCCGGAAAATGACACGGGGGCGTTGAACTCTATGGAAACGGGGAGATTCTCAGAGGCCGTGTTGCGCGCGGTGTTGGCGATCAGGATGCCGGTGTAAGGGTTGCGGCTGTCCCAGGTGCTGCCATTAAAGTTCACGGCGGAAGCGTTGATGACGAGATCGTTGTTCCCACCGTCGATGCGGATGCCCGTGGACTGAAATGAGATCTGGTGCTCGCCCGCGTCAAGCGTCGTCGTGGTTTTCTGCGACTGGCGGTCAAGCCACACGCCTCCGTACGGGAGCTCCTGGGCCGACAGGGTCACATCCTCGTTCCAGGACTTGCTCGATTCCAAAGGCCCGTATTCAACCGTTGCCGCTTCGGCGCTGAAAGGAGCGGCGGCAGTCCCCGCGGCCACGGCGGCGGTTAAAAGCGTTTTTCTGAAATTTTGAGGTGAGAAAGCAGACATTCATTCTCCTTGGATCTGTAAAGCAACAATGTATGAAAAGAAATAGCGGGAAAAAATTGCATATTTTAACATGACCTTACAATCATTAATGGTTCTTCAAGGAATAGCAGGAAGAACTACCTCAAATCGAATACCGCTCTCGCTCGCAAGCAGCCTGCAGCGAGCCATTTGAAGCGTTTTCTGGATCAGGGAATTCGGGACTAGAAAAAGGACAAAAACTCCGGTTTAACAAATTCATCCCTGCCGCCTAAACCCGATTTTCTCTCCCAGCTCCGCTGCCCCGGTTCTTTCATCAAAGACATGAAACGAGAAGCGGACGGAAGCATTCACATCTACTTGGAACCTGTGTGCGAAGCAGTCTGCCCCGCTTGCGGTAAACGGTGTTTCTCAATTCACGAAAGCACGCGACGGATTGTGAGAGACGCGCCTCTGATGACGCGGGAACGCGTGTACGTTTACTTTGAAGCCCGGCGGGTTCAATGCAGCTGCGGCTGTCATAAGACGGAACGCCCGCCCTGGGTCAGCCAGCGATCCAGGCTGACGAATCTGATGATGATAACATCCAATCACTGCTCCGGCTCCGTGTGTCCATCAGCGATGCAGCCGCCCACTACCGCCTGGGCTGGGACACGGTCAAGGCTTGTGACAAGGTTCTCCTCAAGTATTTATTCCAGAAAGTTGATTTCACCGGTGTGTAACACCTGGCCATTGACGAATTCGCCGTCCCTAAGGGACATCGGTACGCAACGGTCGTCATGGATCTGGACACAAGGCGCATCCTGTGGGTAGGAAAGGGAAAAAGCCGCAGAGACGTAGAGCCCTTCTTTGAACTCCTGCGGCAACACCACGCCTCCGGCCAGATCCAGTCCGTATCCTGCGGCATGAACGCCGCATATCCTCGGATGGTGAAGGATCACCTGAAGGGGGCGGTCGCGGTCTATGACCTTTTCCACGTCATGGCCAATTTTATCAAGGAGGTCCTGACTGAGGCCAAGACCGTCATCCGTGAGCAGATACGGAAGGAACTTCGTAAAAACAGCAAAATCCGGGAGAACGAGGAAACGAGGGAAAGCAGAGCCGGTCTGGTCAGGAAGCTCTCCGATTTGAAAAGCGCGGAATGGGTGCTTGCGCGGCGGCCGGACGATCTGCAGGTCGACATTGAACCGTCTGAAGGCCGACAACGAGCTGCTGGCTTCCCTCTACCCGATTGCCGATTTAATCCGAAGAATATGGTGCTGCCGTTCGGAGGCTCTGGCTCGTGAGGAATTACAAAAAACAAAAAACCTGCTGGAGGCTGCAGCTGAGAGACATGATTTCAGTCCGGCACGGAGATTTGCCAAAATGCTCGGCCGCCGCGCAGAAGGCATTGTCAATGCCGGGAAGTTCAAACGGGGTACCGGCCCCCTTGAAGGAGCGGACAATGCGATCAAAGTGCTCAGGCGAACGGCATACGGCTTCAGAGACTTTGAGTATTTTGTACTGAAAATCAAGTCAATTTTCCCCGGAAGGAACCTGTCTCCATGGAGAAGCCTTCCAGACTATGCCGCTGTGTTGAAATCAGGGCTGTGGGTACCAGCCTTTCCCGGCATACCGTGAAGAACCAGGTTATGAAGCTTCAGGGACGATAGGCGGAAAGCTTTGAAAAAAGAATCTTTCGCCGCAGGAGAATGAACCGCGAGGACCGGGAGCCGGACCGGACCCTCGGCGCCCTATCATGTGAGAGGCACCAGGCGCTTCGGCCAGCCATTTTTTTGTCAAAAACAGAAGAATGCGCGAGGGGGCAGGCGCGCCTCTCCCGGGAAGACCCCGGAAAAAGGACTGCTTACAGACGGGCTGCCGCCCGACAAAGCACCCCTTTTTCAGGCCGGGCGGACTTTCAGGAAACTCCTTCCCGATTTTTCTGGGAGGCTCCGAGCCGCCGGCGCTCCGCGTAGAAGCGCACCGCCGCGAGCGCGAGCAGCACCGTGGCGTAGAGGAGATACTCCCCGTAGGGCCCCGCCATCTCGGAGAGCGTCTTCCCCCTGAAGGCGAAGTCGCGCAGCATGCCGAACTGCCAGGTGAGCGGGAAGGCGTTTGAGACGTAATGGACCCAGCCGGGGAACTCGTGCTCGGCCATGGTCATCCCGCCCATGATGAAGCCCGGGGGCACGATGAAGATCATGAAGGCCGCCCCGTTGGCAGGCGTGGGCATCCTCCAGGTCACGATCATGGCGAGCAGCCCGATGCAGAGCGGCAGCAGGAACAGGCTGGGCAGATAGGCGAGGTAGTTCCCCTTGAAGGGCAGCCCGTCAAACTGCACGAGCGCCGCCGTCATCAGGGTGACAGCGGCGCAGTAGCCCAGGCAGTAGGGGAAGAGCCTCGCGACGAGCGCCGACAGCCCCCGCTCGCAGATCGTTGTTTCCCAGAGCCCCGAGACATGGAGCCGCCCCATGATCATGAGGGAAGTGATGCCGAAGTAGATGCCGGAAAAGAAATAGAGGAAGGCGAGCACCGTGATGTGCAGAGAATTGGCGGGGTTAAAGAGTCGTCGCACCTCCACTCCGATCCCGGAGGAGGAGGCACTTTCCGAGGCCTGGGAGGCGGCCCCGAGCGCTGCCAGGTTCGCCGCCGACACCGGCACGCCCTCGGCGGCGGCCACTTCGCTGAGCGAATTGAAGACCTCCCCGTTCTGAGCCGCGTTCGTCTGGTCCGCGAAATACCCGACCCGCGCCGAGCCGCGTCCGGTGAGGACCGATTCGGTGAGCCCGCGCGGAATGTAGATCACGCCCACGAGCTCGTCCTGGCGCAGCAGGCTCTCGGGGTTCACCGGGGAGCGCACCACCTTCGCCACCCGGATATCCCTCGAAGAGTCGAGGGCGCTGATCAGCGCATCGCTCTGCGTGGTCCGGTCAAGGTCGATCACCGCGACCGGGGCCTCGATCACGCTCATCTGGGTGAAAAAGAGGCCGAGAACGACGGTGGTCACAACGGCAGCCATGACCGAGAGCTTGTGATAGGGCACGAAATGGCCCGAGGTCATCGCCTCGAGCTCCTCGAACATCGAGTCAATGATGTCCTGCAGCCACTTGGAGCGGCCCCTGCGCGCTTCAGGCATGGGTCTTCACCTCGATGGTCATGCCGGGCTCCACCCCGGACTGCGGCGTGACGTAGATGCGGGCAATGAAGGAGGTGAGGTCGGCCTGGCCGCGCTCGCGCGTGCCGCGGATCTCGGCAAAGGAGGGCGCCCGGTAGAGCACCCGCACGATGCCCTGCACCTTCCGGCCCGAGGCGGTCGTGCCGGTCACCGTGCTCCCCTCGGAAAAGCGCGGGACGTCCTTCTCGCTCACATAGATCTCGTAGTACTGGCGGGAGGACTGCAGGAGCACGGCGGGGCTGCCTGCGCTCACCATGTCGCCGGGCTGATAGAGCAGCTTCACGATCTTGCCGTCCTCGGGCGCTGTGAGGGTGAGGCGGCCGCGCTCGACTTGGAGCGACTCAAGGTCGGCGCGCAG includes:
- a CDS encoding autotransporter outer membrane beta-barrel domain-containing protein is translated as MSAFSPQNFRKTLLTAAVAAGTAAAPFSAEAATVEYGPLESSKSWNEDVTLSAQELPYGGVWLDRQSQKTTTTLDAGEHQISFQSTGIRIDGGNNDLVINASAVNFNGSTWDSRNPYTGILIANTARNTASENLPVSIEFNAPVSFSGSKALAVDIVNFPGSHDHQNKIGPLNVVLKFNQGLTISNSTGTIPLNERRDADLEWIPVGTTFLTYLGSEGTEIRATNITLNDNAADVGVSSSASKFYISGTFSSHGFTGCSPLQTDADDFYAHNIEIDNVKSLSGDQAFPVDTSSSLFRADRVTVTNVTGDAMTAAFFAEHQGAVNVNSLTVDAVASTSEWASGILMSQIESLRPASKVEISTAKVSKVKGVTRADGVYLEDWRDAWTTYSDDVPIYIYPVSGNFGSINVEGVAATGDTGTANGLYMTNVALPVTVGDLSVASISAEGENGSAYGVRLRSATLNITGNVNITLEESASGDYKGAFSGSPSEEEVNVRNAAVRVDQAGVVAFSGEGTRRIDGAILVGGDAGSESSPASLSFSGGTTQIAGDIYVANGGQLTLGASGSDSFIRGQIDDYHDLGGDSSAARTVNFLTGSGRMASASTAGSASVLLSKGASWTSYGRSFVKSLAFGEGGGSVDLSKSEGASLTAGTLSGSGTFVMRASPTPSRGNMLYATDLQKGSSSTIALVVDRSEVPNIEALKGVRLATTNGKASGWGDEFKAEMKDQGVTNVTFTLAKSDYVKGDAENTLYNGKGSGKGTYRPGVAFTDSVFGEEGTNWYIEEATETEPVTPDTPDTPDTPDEPVTPVQPNSGKTKVELSDAGRAVLGAARSMYWNAVDMDRLVKRLGEARYAKGEDGLWLRIRYDNLESSSGRGDFKSSAATYQAGFDRAFSFSAGRALAGVALDWRHADDDFKGLSGDGDTRRFGVKAYGTWLGESGAYVDLVAQWGRLANSFNIVNGSGGRVKGDFDNHVLGFSAEAGHKLSLGAEGWFVEPELQLQYLHVTDGNYSTTQGSRIAQDSFNSVLSRAGFRAGRSFGAEKAGSFYFKADWIREWSGKQKIRAFDSTTRASGYDASIENRGSWYDAGAGFQVALGRNAFAFADAEYRFGHSLENAWSVNAGVRLSF
- a CDS encoding transposase, yielding MDLDTRRILWVGKGKSRRDVEPFFELLRQHHASGQIQSVSCGMNAAYPRMVKDHLKGAVAVYDLFHVMANFIKEVLTEAKTVIREQIRKELRKNSKIRENEETRESRAGLVRKLSDLKSAEWVLARRPDDLQVDIEPSEGRQRAAGFPLPDCRFNPKNMVLPFGGSGS
- a CDS encoding transposase; the protein is MNRLKADNELLASLYPIADLIRRIWCCRSEALAREELQKTKNLLEAAAERHDFSPARRFAKMLGRRAEGIVNAGKFKRGTGPLEGADNAIKVLRRTAYGFRDFEYFVLKIKSIFPGRNLSPWRSLPDYAAVLKSGLWVPAFPGIP
- a CDS encoding ABC transporter permease, whose amino-acid sequence is MPEARRGRSKWLQDIIDSMFEELEAMTSGHFVPYHKLSVMAAVVTTVVLGLFFTQMSVIEAPVAVIDLDRTTQSDALISALDSSRDIRVAKVVRSPVNPESLLRQDELVGVIYIPRGLTESVLTGRGSARVGYFADQTNAAQNGEVFNSLSEVAAAEGVPVSAANLAALGAASQASESASSSGIGVEVRRLFNPANSLHITVLAFLYFFSGIYFGITSLMIMGRLHVSGLWETTICERGLSALVARLFPYCLGYCAAVTLMTAALVQFDGLPFKGNYLAYLPSLFLLPLCIGLLAMIVTWRMPTPANGAAFMIFIVPPGFIMGGMTMAEHEFPGWVHYVSNAFPLTWQFGMLRDFAFRGKTLSEMAGPYGEYLLYATVLLALAAVRFYAERRRLGASQKNREGVS
- a CDS encoding transposase family protein, encoding MKREADGSIHIYLEPVCEAVCPACGKRCFSIHESTRRIVRDAPLMTRERVYVYFEARRVQCSCGCHKTERPPWVSQRSRLTNLMMITSNHCSGSVCPSAMQPPTTAWAGTRSRLVTRFSSSIYSRKLISPVCNTWPLTNSPSLRDIGTQRSSWIWTQGASCG